The Lolium perenne isolate Kyuss_39 chromosome 6, Kyuss_2.0, whole genome shotgun sequence genome segment TGTTTGGCTGAGTTGTTAGGTGGAGTTTTACCGCCCTAGAACTTGCAATAAACTAATAACTTATTGCTCTGTGGTAGACAAAGAGCAATAAAATTCTTCTTTATCTATAAAAATATGTGTTTGCAATCATGTCCTCGAGAGCCAATACATACGTATCGTATGCACAGTGCACTTTCACTAAATGATTTCAATAAACCCACATGTGAACAACATAGTTATAAAAGTTTTAAACGTCACTTCATGGTCAAAATAATTGCAGGCTGCTCTATTGTGGGAGCACTAGACAGTCAGTGGTTATGAACTGAGAGAGAAAGGTTACAATGATAACATGGTGTTGCCTTCTATTTGCTTTATCGGTGCAGCTTAAGGAGAATGTGTGATCATTTTGACAGCTTGCTTTATAGGTGTCACTCTCATTGCAGATTAGCACTATTTGTCTTGCCTATGAGCTCCTAAGACCATCCAGTATGTGGAATCGGTTCATTGAAAAAGCTGTCAGTATTTGGAATCGCTGTGATCTTCCTGCTATGTATGGCATCGCTTCAACATGCAAAGAGGGACCTACAACACAGTGAATAATTCGTTTTCTGTGCTCCTCTTCCCTCCCTTTCTGCCTCACAAGCAACCCTCCTCTCTCCCTTTGTGATGTGGTGCCAGCTTAGAAATGTTATTTTACTGGATATGAACCGAACCAAGTAGTTGGTTCGTTTTTGTTGTCAGGTTGCATGGTGCGATGCCTTACTGTGTGCGGAACCGGTTCAAAACCTTCTATGATTCGCTTTTGTGCAACATAGTGGCTGGTCTAAGATATTATGAGCACTGCTAGTATTTGGCCAACGTCTCGAGTTTTAGTGTAGTGCAACATGAGTTGGAGAAATTTGAATGTTGAATACTGTCTTTAATGTTTGAGTGGCAACGATTGTTTATTTTTTCTCATAGATTCTTGATCACAATAGGTTTATCCACCAGATTGAAGTATCCCCTGTTCCAAATTAGTTGACACGGCTTTGGTCAGATTTGGTCTAGATACGCATGTATATAGATGCATTTCAGAGTATAGGTTCACTCATTTTGGAAAAAAAGCTGTGTCAACTAATTTGGAACGAGGAATTATTAATTGTACGCTTTAGTTCTGCATTCTGAATGGTCAGCAGTTAGACATTTGTTATGTATCTTCCATTTATTTTGCTTCATTGTAGTTTTCTGAACGAATTATTTATGTATATGTGATTTTGGACATTTGCATGCAGTGCCATAACTGTGCCGCTTAGTTTGGTGCACTACAATGGAGATTGACAGTCTAAGAGAGGCCTTTGAACGAGTTGTCGAAAAACGTACCTTATCTTCTACCAAAGTTCAGGAAGCTATTGATCAGATAGTGAATGAAGTTACGCAGGCAATATCGAAGATACAGATGATGAATACAGATTCCATGGACAGTTGTGACCATTCACACATCCTTGCAGAACTGAAGGCCAAGCTGAACGAAGTGGCGCCATTGAACCAGCTTGAAGGGTGTCAAAAGGAATTGAATGTTGCTCTGAGCAAATATCTCAAGCTCCTTGAGAAGTCTTTTAATCCAGATATATCAAAGGCATATAGAAATGTGGATTTTGAGACTTCCACAATAAACAACATAATAGCAAATCATTTCTACCGCCAGGGCCTCTTTGATCTCGGAGACTCCTTTGTCCATGAGTGTGCTGAGTCAGATCGGTCTTACCTGAAATCATCGTTTCAAGAGATGTATGGAATCCTTGAAGCGATGCAAGCAAGAAACCTTGAGCCTGCACTCAGTTGGGCTGCCAAGAACCATGATCAGCTGTTGCAGAATAGCTCAATGCTTGAGCTGAAGCTCCATTCTCTTCAGTTTGTTGAGATACTTATTAATAAAGGAAGTAAAGCCGAGGCTTTACAATATGCAAGGACTCACCTGGGGCCCTTTGGCTTCATGCACGAGGCGGAGATCCCGAGGCTGATGGCTTGCCTTATCTGGGACCGGCTTGATCAGTCCCCATATGCCGAGTTTGTGTCATCGACGCAATGGGAGAAGCTATCTGAGGAGCTAATCCATCAGTTCTGCAGCATCTTGGGACAGTCTAGCGACAGCCCACTTAATGTAGCTATATCAGCTGGTTTTCAAGGACTGCCGACCTTGTTGAAGCTAACCATGGTAATGGCTGCCAAAAAGCAGGAGTGGCAGGCCATGAAACAGCTTCCAGTCCCCATAGACATTGGACCAGAGTTCCAGTACCACTCTGTGTTTGTATGCCCAGTGCTGAGAGAGCAGTCAAGTGACGAGAACCCTCCGATGCTGATGCCCTGTGGACACGCTGTATCGAAGCAATCAATCATGAAGCTGTCAAAGAGCAGCTCCAGAACTTTCAAGTGCCCTTACTGCCCCTCCGAGGCGGTAGCTTCGCAGTGCAAGCAGCTTCGTTTCTAGATTGTTTCATCTttttccagatcaaaatcttttaTACAAGTGGTTTCTTCATGTTTTCTGTTCCACCCATCCAATAACTTTTTTCTGTAATATAATCACCTGTATCTTTATTGAATCCTGAATGTTAATCTGTACAGTAGCAAAACCCAGTCTGTTGCTAAAATATCTACTGAACACGAAAATCTAATATTGTTTACTGTTCTTCTCTGAATGTTTCTCCTTCAAAAAGAGTTCTGTCGGCTCCAATAGTAATCTGTAATCTTCACTTGCCTCAATAAAGTTAGACAAGGATATGGTCATACGGATTACAGGATTATTACTAATTAATTTGGCCGATTGTATTACTGTTTTTCTCTGAATGTTTCTCCTTCAAAAAGAGTTCTGTTGGCTCCAATAGTAATATGTAATCTTCACTTGCCTCAATAAAGTTAGACAAGGATACGGTCATATGGATTACAGGATTATTACTAATTAATTTGGCCGATTGTATTACTGTTTTTCTCTGAATGTTTCTCCTTCAAAAAGAGTTCTGTCGGCTCCAATAGTAATCTGTAATCTTCACTTGCCTCAATAAAGTTAGACAAGGATACGGTGATACGGATTACAGGATTATTACTAATTAATTTGGCCGGTGGTATGAAGTTGGACAATGGTACGAGTTACAAGATTGTTACTCTCTGCGTGCTTTTCTTACATGGATATCTATAATATGTGCAGTACAAAATAGATTGTCAAAGTAGTGTGACAGTTTATCTGAGTACATGACTAGGAATTTCTCATTCTATAAAAGGAAATTTGCTAGCTCTCAAGTGCATATTATTATATTTTTCATACAACAACAAACAGCCAGAATTCTATTCACTACTGGTGCATTCACTTGAACACAATTTTTTTAAAGTGGATTCTTTTTTCAGCTTGATTACTAACATCATTTTTTACCAGTTATTCATTCCTCAGGAACCACTCTGTGCTATTGAGCTTACTGACTGTTGAGACACTAGTGCTATGTTGAATTTAGACTATGGCTGTTTAGGTGATGTTTATGATTTTTCGCGACTGCTTATAGAAACGACATCAAGAAAACATTAGTGCATATAAAATAATCATTTGTTGGTTAAGTATATAATAGAAAAAGATTTCAATTGGTAGACATGACTTAGTGGTCTATATTACTGTTCATTCATAGCTGGGTGAAGCAAGAATTGATTGTCAAATTATCGATTTTCACATGTGAAAAACGCGGGAAGGGGAATCAGAGGGCGACGCAATTTCGACCCAGGTCAGCGCGACCGACTTGACCGCTACCGCATCAGAAGAAATTCCGCCGGCGACCTGCCCTAGCCGTCCCCGGCGCCGACCGTCGTGTCTTCTCCCTTCCTCTCCGGTTCCAATCGATGTGAGTTATTTAGCCTCTGGTCCTCTCCCAATCTCTTTCCGTTCCCTATCTGGCGGGAAACCCTGATGAAACCCTACCTACGTTTACCTTTTACGGCAGCGAGCTGAAGCCCGGGGAGATAGATAGATGTATCCTCCTGCGGAGATTATTCACCGACGGTAAGATTCAGTATCATGTCATTGTACATGTCCTGCCCAATGGATGGATATATTACCGTGTTGCAACTTAGTTGCAACGATGGCGATTATTTGAAGAAAATAGTCCGTTGTATTGATGACCATTTGCATTTGTTTGGCGCTGCCGATTTCGATTTTCCAGGGAATACAAGACAACATAATTTTGGAGATATTCTTATGGAAATGAATATAAACATCAACCATTACAAAGAGTAATGTCTCTCAGTTTGCAACAGATTTACCAATGCACATATAATGTATAATATGTCTCAATGTGTGTTAATCATCGCAGTAGGATGAATTGATAAGTAGGCGTGAGTGGAGGGACTGGCACATTTTTTGCATGAATGGAAGCTAATCGTCTTGATGTAGTTGCTCCTTCTATATAATCACACACATGATTTTGTCTTTGCTCCTAGTACAGGAATGAGATGAATCTCCCAATGAAAATACACTGAACCCTTATGAAAAAACAGTTGCTATTCAAATAGCTAGTACATTATGAAAAAGGCAAGCTCTTAATCTTTGAAGATTTCTCTCCTCTCTTTGTACAGGCTGCTGCGAAATCAGAAGTCAGAACCGGCCTGCTGCTCGCATTCAGGCTTGAGATTCAGGTACGCATACACCCGGTGTCTGGCTATCTGGAGAAAATTACAAAAACCTACCACAATTGTGGCTAGGTTAACAAAAAACCACCATCTTTCATTTTTTTTACAAAAAACCACCGACCCCTAGTAACAACGTGACAAACTACGACCACTATGTTGTAATACTCGTGCATAGTGAGTTAACCACAATTATGACATGTGGGGCCTCCTTATCAGGCTGACGTGGCAGTCAACAACAGGCAAGAGACAAAAAATTGGACTTCTTTGTAAATTTCCAAGACCAccttaaaaaagaaaagaaaaagaaaactgcCAGACGCAACGTCCTCATCCTCTTCacgagctccggcgccgccacaaCTCCGGCAAAAAATTACCGCCGGAGTAAGCTCCCCCAACCCCCATACCAACAATCCCTGAGCCTAGGCGCACCTCCGAGACCTCTCCATCGAGCCCCGCTGGTCTGAAGTGCCACCTGACGGAGCTCCTCACCGCCGCCGACCTTGCTACAGGGAGGTGGAGGGAGGGACAGCGTGCAGCCTGCAAGGACCGCCCAAGGGGTGGAGGCGGTCCTCGCCGGTCTGGGCGGCGCGGGAGTGTACGGCCGCGGTCGCACGATATTTTGGCGCGGCGGAGCGGCCGAGCGCCGGCCAAGGGGCAGCGCGGAAGAGCTCTGGACGGCGGCCTCGGCGTGGGGCGGCGAGAGCGAGCGCTAGGCAAGGGCAGCGGCGCGGGATAGCGCCGACCAAGGGGTGTCGTGGGGAGCCAGTGATGCCGGCGAGGGTGTGCTGCTCCGGCAGGATAAGGAGCGTCGTGGGGAGCCAGTGATGCCGGCGAGGGCGTGCTGCTCCGACTGGATAAGGATAAAAGaaataagaaagaaaaaaaagaaggaaaaaaaGAATAAGAAAAAAGGAGCTAAATATTTGGGCCCAGATCTGATAGtgggaggctgacatgtgggcccGGGTAAATTTGAAAAAAACCCACAATTTATAAGTCTCTAATGTCTATTCTTCTCCGTTTTAGCCTTGACACGTCAGCCTGACAATGGGGCCCACCTGTCAATTTGGTGCTAAACTTGCTGATCCGTCGTTATTTCACGAAGTGGTGGGTATTTGTCACGTTGTTACACCAAATCGGTGGTTTTCTGTCAAAAATATGAAAGTTGGTGGTTTTTTGATAACCTAGCCACAACTGTGGTGGGTTTTTGTAATTATCTCGGCTATCTGCTCCTATTTTACTGTTTCCGTTTTGGTTTGTGGAGATGACTGGCTATCTACACCTATTTTACTTGTTGTGAGGCTTGAACTAGTTACAGGCTTAATCTCTGGTTTGGCGGTTCATAGGCCACTATATGCAAATTCATTACTGTTTTTGTTTTCTGAAGCACAAGTGTTGCAACTTCACTTGTACGTACATGTTCATATAGTATGCAATTCTCTTCTTATTGTTGATCTCTGATTTTGGGGATTTCAGCTCCATAGCTGTATGTACATGTTCACACAGTGTGGGTTCCAATATGTGTATAATTTGTATGGCTTATTAAACAATGATAATCACTAATGCCCTGCAACATTGAGATTTATCTTCTCTCTTGTAAGTACGAATGTAATATATCTATGAACCTATTTATTATTCAGAGATTGCAATGGCGTTTGGGTCGAAACGCAAGTTAGTATATCAGAATGATGTCCAGGAGGCTGACGCAAGTTATTCAGAGAAGACTTCTCCGGAGAAGAGAAGACAGGTGAAGCCATTGCACAATTCTTATTGCCAGCCATTGAGGAGATTGGCCCGTCTAATGTCCTTCAGGTCATCACTGATAATGCATCTAATTGCAAAGTTGCGGGCAGAGAAATTCAGAGAGTAGGTTTCTCCTAGTTTGTTACATTGATTTGAGTAATTACATATATCCAATGACGTTTACTTTTGTTGTATTCATAATTTGTGTTTCTCTTTAATATTTGAGAGGTGCATAAGCATATATTTTGGTCTCCATATGTGGTTCACACACTGAATCTAATATTCAAAGACTTCGGAAATAAATTTGCTTGGATGGTTGATACATATCGGAAAGCAATTGTGAAGTACTTTAGGAACCACCACTTTCTAAATCTCTTTAGAGGTAACTCCGAGTTGGATCTTTTGAAGGTCTGCACTAGTAGAaaagggcctttagtcgcggttcataACGGGCTTTAGTCCTGGTTGTGCAACTGCGACTAAAGGGTCGAGACTAAAGGCTCTCATTAGTCACGGTTGCTTATGAActgcgactaaaggcccatccacgtGGTCGGCAGGCGTCCGTCGGggtggaggacctttagtcgcggttggccagaccaaccgggactaaatgtctacgcaggtttagggttttaatccccctaaatctggtttattTTTTTGTTGTGTttcatttcttttatattttatttgagttttattttaatttcaatgaaatttcagtacacatattctgaTGCATATGAATATACAATTTCAAATAAGTTTGAAAAttcaaacaagaagaatgcaagaggTATATATAATATTCAATCTCGGGTGATCATATACAACTTGAAACAGCCGGGATATATACAATTTACGGCAGCAGAAGTTCTTAGTCCTTGTAATAGTGTTCTCATTTACGATGGAGGACTTCCCACATAAAAAATCCTGCTAATTTCtattgaattggtcggaagcgagcttctggattaAGCTTCTTCCGCAAGTCAATCCTCCTCAAGTTAATATCCTCAGCCCTCCGCTCAGAGGTGTGTACTCGGATg includes the following:
- the LOC127308969 gene encoding protein RMD5 homolog, with the translated sequence MEIDSLREAFERVVEKRTLSSTKVQEAIDQIVNEVTQAISKIQMMNTDSMDSCDHSHILAELKAKLNEVAPLNQLEGCQKELNVALSKYLKLLEKSFNPDISKAYRNVDFETSTINNIIANHFYRQGLFDLGDSFVHECAESDRSYLKSSFQEMYGILEAMQARNLEPALSWAAKNHDQLLQNSSMLELKLHSLQFVEILINKGSKAEALQYARTHLGPFGFMHEAEIPRLMACLIWDRLDQSPYAEFVSSTQWEKLSEELIHQFCSILGQSSDSPLNVAISAGFQGLPTLLKLTMVMAAKKQEWQAMKQLPVPIDIGPEFQYHSVFVCPVLREQSSDENPPMLMPCGHAVSKQSIMKLSKSSSRTFKCPYCPSEAVASQCKQLRF